From the Nocardiopsis changdeensis genome, one window contains:
- the rpsO gene encoding 30S ribosomal protein S15, giving the protein MSIDAATKEKIIAEYATGEGDTGSPEVQVALLTHRITELTEHLKDHKHDHHSRRGLLLMVGRRRRLLKYIAKQDITRYRSLIERLGLRR; this is encoded by the coding sequence GTGTCGATCGACGCCGCCACCAAAGAGAAGATCATCGCCGAGTACGCCACCGGCGAGGGCGACACCGGCTCCCCCGAGGTCCAGGTCGCGCTGCTCACGCACCGCATCACCGAGCTCACCGAGCACCTCAAGGACCACAAGCACGACCACCACAGCCGTCGCGGCCTGCTCCTGATGGTCGGCCGTCGCCGCCGTCTCCTCAAGTACATCGCCAAGCAGGACATCACCCGCTACCGCTCGCTGATCGAGCGCCTGGGCCTGCGCCGCTAG
- a CDS encoding M16 family metallopeptidase, producing MSSVPIAAEQEPGTTVTLLEADGGSGLVRRTVLPGGLRVVTEHIPGGRSAAFGISATTGSRDEDAAHAGSAHFLEHLLFKGTRTRSALEISALLDGVGADHNAYTTKEHTCYYAKVLDRDLPLAIDVVGDMVANSVLDEGEVETERGVILEEIAMYEDEPADLVDDVYAAHFFGDTPLGRPILGTIDTIKALPRERIAEQYRDAYVPSELIVTAAGSLDHDLVVEQVREMFAERLAAAGDARPAGPRIGGGPVPTFGGQVVQPRDTEQAHIILGSEGIMRTDPRWHALRLLSAALGGGMSSRLFQEVREKRGLAYAVHAYHTGYADTGTFQIYAGCLPEKADEVIGVCRDELAKVAASGITDEELRRAKGQIQGSLVLGSEGTNARMGRLLGHELNHPRHFSIDEDLARFDAVTDAEVAEVAAELLSRPRALAVIGPYDEGRTF from the coding sequence ATGAGTTCTGTCCCCATCGCCGCCGAGCAGGAGCCGGGCACGACCGTGACGCTGCTGGAAGCGGACGGCGGCTCCGGCCTGGTGCGCCGGACCGTGCTGCCCGGCGGACTGCGCGTGGTCACCGAGCACATCCCCGGCGGGCGCTCCGCCGCGTTCGGGATCTCGGCGACCACGGGCTCGCGCGACGAGGACGCCGCGCACGCCGGTTCGGCGCACTTCCTGGAGCACCTGCTGTTCAAGGGGACCCGGACCCGGTCGGCGCTGGAGATCTCCGCGCTGCTGGACGGGGTGGGCGCCGACCACAACGCCTACACCACCAAGGAGCACACCTGCTACTACGCGAAGGTGCTCGACCGCGACCTGCCGCTGGCCATCGACGTGGTCGGTGACATGGTCGCCAACTCGGTGCTGGACGAGGGCGAGGTGGAGACCGAGCGCGGCGTGATCCTGGAGGAGATCGCCATGTACGAGGACGAGCCCGCCGACCTGGTGGACGACGTCTACGCGGCGCACTTCTTCGGGGACACCCCGCTGGGGCGGCCGATCCTGGGCACCATCGACACCATCAAGGCGCTGCCCCGGGAGCGGATCGCCGAGCAGTACCGGGACGCCTACGTCCCCTCGGAGCTGATCGTCACGGCGGCCGGGAGCCTGGACCACGACCTGGTGGTGGAGCAGGTCCGGGAGATGTTCGCCGAGCGGCTGGCCGCCGCGGGCGACGCCCGCCCGGCGGGGCCGCGCATCGGCGGCGGCCCGGTCCCCACCTTCGGCGGCCAGGTGGTGCAGCCGCGCGACACCGAGCAGGCGCACATCATCCTGGGGTCGGAGGGCATCATGCGCACCGACCCGCGCTGGCACGCGCTGCGGCTGCTCAGCGCCGCCCTGGGCGGCGGCATGTCCTCGCGCCTGTTCCAGGAGGTGCGCGAGAAGCGCGGCCTGGCCTACGCGGTGCACGCCTACCACACCGGCTACGCCGACACCGGGACCTTCCAGATCTACGCGGGCTGCCTGCCGGAGAAGGCCGACGAGGTCATCGGGGTGTGCCGGGACGAGCTGGCCAAGGTGGCGGCGTCGGGGATCACCGACGAGGAGCTGCGCCGGGCCAAGGGGCAGATCCAGGGCTCCCTGGTGCTGGGCAGCGAGGGCACCAACGCCCGGATGGGCCGCCTGCTGGGGCACGAGCTGAACCACCCGCGCCACTTCTCCATCGACGAGGACCTGGCCCGGTTCGACGCCGTCACCGACGCCGAGGTCGCCGAGGTCGCCGCCGAGCTGCTGTCGCGCCCGCGGGCGCTCGCGGTCATCGGCCCCTACGACGAGGGCCGCACCTTCTGA
- a CDS encoding polyribonucleotide nucleotidyltransferase, which produces MEGVYSAEAVIDNGKFGTRTIRFETGRLARQAAGSATVYLDDETVVLSATTASKRPKDNLDFFPLTVDVEERMYAAGRIPGSFFRREGRPSEDAILTCRLIDRPLRPSFKKGLRNEIQIVETILALHPDHLYDVVAINAASMSTQIAGLPFSGPIGGVRVALIDGQWVGFPTHSELDNATFDMVVAGRVLEDGDVAIMMVEAESTVHTLKLVAEGAVGPNEQTVAEGLEAAKPFIKVLCRAQQAVADQTSREEGEFPIFLDYEDDVYSAVDSAVREDLSKALTIADKQDREAELDKVKAAAAEKLAEDFEGREKEVSAAFRSLTKNLMRERVLRDKVRIDGRGPKDIRPLSAEVGVLPRVHGSALFERGETQILGVTTLNMLRMEQTVDTLNPEKTKRYMHNYNFPPYSTGETGRVGSPKRREIGHGALAERALIPVLPSREEFPYAIRQVSEALGSNGSTSMGSVCASTMALLSAGVPLKEMVSGIAMGLISEGDEFVTLTDILGAEDAFGDMDFKVAGTRELITALQLDTKLDGIPAEQLALALQQARGARLAILDVMQEAIERPAEMSPNAPRILTVKVPVDKIGEVIGPKGKMINSIQDETGAEITIEDDGTIYIGATDGPSAEAARDTINQIANPTMPEVGDRYLGTVVKTTTFGAFVSLLPGKDGLLHISQIRKLHGGKRIENLDDVISIGEKIQVEIREIDDRGKLSLVPVEVVEAEAAQAAPAAPAEGDAPAEAEDKDGDNGEGAPRRRRRRSSSRSENT; this is translated from the coding sequence ATGGAGGGCGTTTACTCTGCCGAAGCCGTCATCGACAACGGCAAGTTCGGCACCCGTACCATCCGCTTCGAGACCGGTCGCCTGGCCCGCCAGGCCGCCGGTTCGGCGACGGTGTACCTGGACGACGAGACCGTCGTGCTGTCCGCCACCACCGCCTCGAAGCGACCCAAGGACAACCTCGACTTCTTCCCGCTGACGGTGGACGTCGAGGAGCGCATGTACGCGGCCGGCCGCATCCCCGGCTCGTTCTTCCGGCGTGAGGGCCGTCCCTCCGAGGACGCCATCCTCACCTGCCGCCTGATCGACCGGCCGCTGCGCCCGTCGTTCAAGAAGGGTCTGCGCAACGAGATCCAGATCGTCGAGACGATCCTGGCCCTGCACCCGGACCACCTGTACGACGTCGTGGCCATCAACGCCGCCTCGATGTCCACCCAGATCGCCGGGCTGCCCTTCTCGGGTCCGATCGGCGGCGTGCGCGTCGCCCTGATCGACGGCCAGTGGGTCGGCTTCCCGACGCACTCGGAGCTGGACAACGCCACCTTCGACATGGTGGTCGCCGGTCGCGTCCTGGAGGACGGCGACGTCGCGATCATGATGGTGGAGGCCGAGTCCACGGTCCACACCCTCAAGCTGGTCGCCGAGGGCGCCGTCGGCCCCAACGAGCAGACGGTGGCCGAGGGCCTGGAGGCCGCCAAGCCCTTCATCAAGGTGCTGTGCCGCGCCCAGCAGGCCGTCGCGGACCAGACCAGCCGCGAGGAGGGCGAGTTCCCGATCTTCCTCGACTACGAGGACGACGTGTACTCCGCCGTCGACTCCGCCGTGCGCGAGGACCTGTCCAAGGCGCTGACCATCGCGGACAAGCAGGACCGCGAGGCCGAGCTGGACAAGGTCAAGGCCGCCGCGGCCGAGAAGCTCGCCGAGGACTTCGAGGGCCGCGAGAAGGAGGTCTCGGCCGCCTTCCGCTCGCTCACCAAGAACCTGATGCGCGAGCGCGTCCTGCGCGACAAGGTCCGCATCGACGGCCGCGGCCCCAAGGACATCCGCCCGCTGTCCGCCGAGGTCGGCGTGCTGCCGCGCGTCCACGGCTCGGCGCTCTTCGAGCGCGGTGAGACCCAGATCCTGGGCGTCACCACCCTGAACATGCTGCGCATGGAGCAGACGGTCGACACTCTCAACCCCGAGAAGACCAAGCGCTACATGCACAACTACAACTTCCCGCCCTACTCCACCGGTGAGACCGGCCGGGTGGGCTCGCCCAAGCGGCGCGAGATCGGGCACGGCGCCCTCGCCGAGCGCGCCCTGATCCCGGTCCTGCCCTCGCGCGAGGAGTTCCCGTACGCCATCCGCCAGGTCTCCGAGGCGCTGGGCTCCAACGGCTCCACCTCGATGGGCTCGGTCTGCGCCTCCACCATGGCCCTGCTGTCGGCCGGCGTGCCGCTCAAGGAGATGGTGTCCGGCATCGCCATGGGCCTGATCAGCGAGGGCGACGAGTTCGTCACCCTCACCGACATCCTCGGCGCCGAGGACGCGTTCGGCGACATGGACTTCAAGGTCGCCGGCACCCGTGAGCTCATCACGGCCCTGCAGCTCGACACCAAGCTCGACGGCATCCCCGCCGAGCAGCTGGCGCTCGCGCTCCAGCAGGCCCGCGGCGCGCGCCTGGCGATCCTCGACGTCATGCAGGAGGCCATCGAGCGTCCGGCCGAGATGAGCCCGAACGCTCCGCGCATCCTGACCGTCAAGGTCCCCGTCGACAAGATCGGCGAGGTCATCGGCCCCAAGGGCAAGATGATCAACTCGATCCAGGACGAGACCGGCGCCGAGATCACGATCGAGGACGACGGCACCATCTACATCGGTGCCACCGACGGCCCCTCGGCCGAGGCCGCCCGCGACACGATCAACCAGATCGCCAACCCGACGATGCCCGAGGTCGGCGACCGCTACCTGGGCACCGTCGTCAAGACCACGACGTTCGGCGCGTTCGTGTCGCTGCTGCCCGGCAAGGACGGCCTGCTGCACATCTCGCAGATCCGCAAGCTGCACGGCGGCAAGCGGATCGAGAACCTCGACGACGTGATCAGCATCGGCGAGAAGATCCAGGTCGAGATCCGCGAGATCGACGACCGCGGCAAGCTGTCGCTGGTCCCGGTCGAGGTCGTCGAGGCGGAGGCCGCCCAGGCGGCTCCGGCCGCTCCGGCCGAGGGCGACGCCCCGGCCGAGGCCGAGGACAAGGACGGCGACAACGGCGAGGGCGCCCCGCGCCGGCGCCGCCGCCGCTCGAGCAGCCGCTCCGAGAACACCTGA